The DNA window TTCATCTCGCCCTCTTCTTCGCTCAGTTCCTTCACCATGTCGCGAAGAATGGCGGCCCGGGGATCCATGGTTTTATAAACACGGTGACCGAAGCCCATCACGCGCTCCCCGTCGTCGAGCTTCTTTCTCACGTATTCAGCCGGATCAGCGCCCTGCTCGTCAATCTCCAAGAGCATGCGCATGACCTCCCGATTCGCTCCGCCGTGCAGCGGGCCCTTGAGTGCCCCAATCGACCCGGAGACGGCCGAATACATGTCCGAAAGCGTGGACCCAATCACACGTCCCGTAAACGTCGACGCGTTGAGCCCGTGGTCGGCGTGCAGAACAAGACACACGTCGAAGATGCGCTCGGCGGCTTCGCCCGGCTCCTCACCGTTCAACATGTATAGGAAGTTGTGCGCCATCGAGCCGTCGTTGAGCGGCGACACCGGATCAAGGCCCTTCCGCAGCCGATCGAAGGACGCAATGATGGTTGGGATTTGCGCGAGGATGCGGGCGGCCTTGCGCCGATTGGCCTGTGGATTCATCGTGTCGGCCTCCCCGTCGTACAGGGCGAGGGAGGACACCGCCGTGCGGAGCACCGCCATCGGGTGGGCATCGTCCGGGGCATTGCGCAAGATGTCCATCACCGGCGCCGGAAGCGCGCGCTCGCCCCGCAGCTCGTCCCGAAGCGTGTCGAGCTCCTCCTGTGTCGGGAGACCTCCGTTCCATAAGAGGTGAACCACCTCCTCAAAGCACGCGCCTTCGGCCAGGTCGTGGATATCGTAGCCACGATACACAAGCTCCCCCTTCTGGCCATCAATGGAAGAGAGCTCAGACTCAAGGGCAATGACCCCTTCGAGTCCACGCGCCTTGACGGGCGCATCGTTCGTCGTCAACTCTTTCACGTCGTTATCAGCCATGGGTGTCGATCCAGTAAATGTCGGAACGGTGTGTGGAAAGTGCATACCGGAACGTGGAGGGCGCTCCCGAAACGTCCCTGGTGCGACCGAGGGACACACCTGGAGTGGGTATCAGGACGTCGGGCGTCTAAAAGATAGCGCTTCCAGCGTGTCCAAAACAAGAGGAAAATTAGAGAATACTTCCCTCTCGGGGGCCTTGGCAAAAGCCTCACGCCTGCATGGGTTTCCTTCACCCAAACGTCACAAATATACTTGTGGAAACGGCCCGAGGCCCCAACACCTAGTGGGCCGGGCGGCGCCCGAATGGCCCCAATTCGGCGACGGTATCCGCGCCCGTTCCCCTTGAGCGCAGCCGCCTCTTTTTCAGGGTCGGGATCATTTGCGTACGGATGCCAATACTCAATATGACCTTTGCTACACGTTGGAGTTTACTCAACGTGTGGCAGATGCCGGCTGGACCGACGGCGAGGGGGCGACGGGCGATGCGTCGCCCCACCCCTCAGGGCCGGCCCGAGGCGAGCCGAATGGGCCTTTCGCTCACCGGCTGTTGGGACCGATCGCTCTGCACAGCAGACGCGCGGTCCTCCTCGTTGCCTCGGCCCGACGCATCCATCGGATCTCTGTTCGGCATTCTTATACCTACCGCCGCTCCGAAGCGGCCCCCTTTTCGACCCCAATGCTCACGAGTCAACTTGTATCTGAGCGCTCTCGCACTGGCGTCGGTCGGCCGGTTGAGACTCCGCACAGCGGAGTTGCTGCCCAGCCGTCCGTCCGCGACGCCCCTTGCCGTCCTCCTGTCTTTACGCGAGGCGGTCCGTTCTCTTCTTCTCGACAGCACACAACGAATGCCTTGGTTCTCCATCCGGACGGATCAGGGGCCCCCGGTGCCCGCTCAGGTGCACACCTACCCCGC is part of the Salinibacter sp. 10B genome and encodes:
- a CDS encoding citrate synthase, with the translated sequence MADNDVKELTTNDAPVKARGLEGVIALESELSSIDGQKGELVYRGYDIHDLAEGACFEEVVHLLWNGGLPTQEELDTLRDELRGERALPAPVMDILRNAPDDAHPMAVLRTAVSSLALYDGEADTMNPQANRRKAARILAQIPTIIASFDRLRKGLDPVSPLNDGSMAHNFLYMLNGEEPGEAAERIFDVCLVLHADHGLNASTFTGRVIGSTLSDMYSAVSGSIGALKGPLHGGANREVMRMLLEIDEQGADPAEYVRKKLDDGERVMGFGHRVYKTMDPRAAILRDMVKELSEEEGEMKWYDYSMAILEAMREDKGIDPNVDFFSASTYYQLGLDPDLFTPIFALSRTAGWTAHLLEQWQDNRLIRPRAEYVGAENQTFVPLADR